In Gemmatimonas sp., one genomic interval encodes:
- a CDS encoding protein kinase, producing the protein MLDGETIRDRLCRDGALPARTVAQLAAQIVAGLEAAHTRGIVHRDLKPENLFLTRDRRLKILDFGIAKRVSGSDTATIAAAESLTVTGMIVGTVGYMAPEQLLGENIDARADIFALGVVLHEMLTGTPPFRRATSVATMNATVSDEAPVLPTSVPFTFSRIVQRCLVKSPEDRFHSAHDLAIALDITESTDHAGRASSTPDANPAAGDRSRGAVSRRAAIGYGAAGVLLATSVVGGGMFLRPSAATSSFRRLTFRRGVVRSARVAPDGQTILFGALWDGDACRVHTTRVDGPESRALDLPDANVLAVSRAGELAVALGTHRDGIITYGTLARVPLAGGAPRELITEVKFADWSPDGSELAVIRNVDGRDRLEFPIGRSLVQPRTGEATGLGFVRIAADAQRIAFVQYQSPGSLVGRVRVTDRAGKVTSLTPEYLNIHGLAWRGDEIWFTASDDRPLFRALRAVTVGGAPRVVARFPGNVTLWDAFPDGRLLLAQTDDRAVLVARRPGDVADRDLSWLDASWAADISRDGDVILFSETGQGAGPDGGAYLRRIDGSPAVRLALGEGLALSPDGRLALCTPGYTTVVGGTAPYIELVPTGAGETRRIPGNGLLFTGAHWLPDGVGLVVSAMTSGRAPRLYLLSVGGGTPVPMTPEGVEDWAVSPDGATVAVRGVGQGITLHSVANASSTATSRLIPGTAGGARLIGWVNDGVLILGTDDATAKPGDVWLLDPETGRQSAWANILPTDGAGIMALISFRVTPDGRSRANTWHRALSDLYLADGLA; encoded by the coding sequence CTGCTGGACGGGGAGACGATACGTGACCGACTGTGTCGCGACGGGGCGCTGCCCGCGCGCACGGTCGCACAGCTGGCGGCGCAGATCGTGGCAGGACTCGAGGCGGCACATACGCGCGGCATCGTGCATCGCGACCTCAAGCCCGAGAACCTGTTCCTCACGCGCGACCGTCGTCTCAAGATCCTCGACTTCGGTATCGCCAAGCGCGTGAGCGGGTCCGATACGGCGACCATCGCGGCGGCCGAGTCCCTCACGGTGACGGGCATGATCGTCGGCACGGTGGGTTACATGGCCCCGGAGCAATTGCTCGGTGAGAACATCGACGCACGCGCCGACATCTTCGCGCTCGGCGTCGTGTTGCACGAGATGCTGACCGGAACACCGCCGTTTCGGCGCGCGACATCGGTCGCGACGATGAACGCTACGGTCAGCGACGAGGCGCCGGTGTTGCCGACCTCGGTGCCGTTCACGTTCTCGCGCATCGTGCAGCGCTGCCTGGTGAAGTCGCCTGAGGATCGCTTTCACTCGGCGCACGACCTGGCAATCGCGCTCGATATCACGGAGTCCACTGACCACGCCGGCCGTGCATCATCGACACCGGACGCAAATCCAGCCGCCGGTGACCGATCGCGCGGCGCGGTGTCCCGTCGCGCGGCCATCGGCTACGGGGCGGCTGGCGTGTTGCTCGCGACGTCGGTAGTCGGCGGTGGCATGTTCCTGCGCCCATCGGCAGCGACCTCGTCGTTTCGCCGGCTCACATTTCGCCGCGGCGTCGTGCGTTCCGCGCGCGTCGCACCTGACGGACAGACAATCCTGTTCGGCGCGCTCTGGGATGGCGATGCGTGCCGCGTACACACGACACGCGTCGATGGACCCGAGTCTCGTGCCCTCGACCTGCCCGACGCCAACGTGCTGGCGGTTTCGCGAGCAGGCGAGCTGGCCGTCGCACTTGGCACGCATCGCGACGGAATCATCACGTACGGTACGCTGGCGCGGGTTCCGCTCGCGGGTGGGGCGCCGCGCGAATTGATCACCGAGGTGAAGTTCGCCGACTGGTCACCGGATGGATCCGAGCTCGCGGTTATTCGCAACGTCGATGGGCGCGACCGACTCGAATTCCCCATCGGCCGATCCCTGGTGCAGCCGCGCACGGGCGAAGCAACGGGCCTCGGCTTCGTGCGCATTGCGGCGGACGCGCAGCGCATCGCCTTCGTGCAGTATCAGTCACCCGGTTCGCTCGTGGGGCGGGTGCGTGTCACCGACCGCGCGGGCAAGGTGACGTCACTCACGCCTGAATATCTCAACATTCACGGCCTCGCGTGGCGTGGTGACGAGATCTGGTTCACGGCGTCCGACGACCGGCCGCTGTTCCGTGCGCTGCGTGCAGTCACCGTCGGTGGCGCACCGCGGGTCGTCGCGCGTTTCCCGGGAAACGTGACGCTCTGGGACGCGTTCCCGGACGGCCGCTTGCTGCTCGCACAAACGGATGATCGCGCCGTGTTGGTGGCCCGGCGGCCCGGCGATGTTGCGGACCGTGACCTGTCGTGGCTCGACGCCTCGTGGGCCGCGGACATCTCGCGCGACGGGGATGTGATTCTGTTCTCGGAGACGGGGCAGGGTGCCGGGCCAGATGGCGGTGCGTATCTGCGGCGAATCGACGGCTCGCCTGCCGTTCGCCTCGCATTGGGTGAGGGACTCGCGCTCTCGCCGGATGGGCGTCTCGCGCTCTGTACCCCCGGGTACACTACCGTCGTGGGCGGAACCGCGCCGTATATCGAGCTGGTGCCGACCGGTGCGGGCGAGACGCGTCGGATTCCCGGAAATGGACTGTTGTTCACTGGTGCGCACTGGCTCCCGGACGGAGTCGGTCTTGTCGTGTCGGCGATGACATCGGGCCGAGCACCGCGTCTGTACCTCTTGAGCGTCGGCGGCGGCACGCCGGTGCCCATGACGCCGGAGGGCGTCGAGGACTGGGCGGTGTCACCCGACGGGGCGACCGTCGCAGTGCGCGGCGTGGGGCAGGGAATTACACTGCATTCCGTGGCCAACGCATCGAGTACAGCCACGTCGCGGCTGATTCCCGGCACCGCGGGCGGCGCGAGGCTGATCGGCTGGGTGAACGACGGTGTGCTCATCCTGGGAACGGACGACGCGACGGCGAAGCCGGGCGATGTGTGGCTGCTCGACCCGGAAACGGGTCGACAGTCGGCCTGGGCCAACATCCTGCCGACCGACGGCGCCGGCATCATGGCTCTGATCAGCTTTCGCGTGACGCCCGACGGTCGGTCGCGCGCGAATACGTGGCATCGCGCACTGAGTGATCTGTATCTCGCGGACGGGCTCGCGTAG